A genomic stretch from Hemitrygon akajei unplaced genomic scaffold, sHemAka1.3 Scf000056, whole genome shotgun sequence includes:
- the LOC140721467 gene encoding uncharacterized protein: MAHQRVQTGVRPFTCSDCGMRFTWSSTLQSHQQVHTGEKPFTCSDCGKGFTLSSHLLTHQRVHTGEKPFTCSVCGKGFTQSSHLQIHLRVHTGEKPFTCSECGKGFIDSSTLQRHQQVHTGERPFTCSVCGIGFTQSSNLKSHQHVHTGEKLFICSDCGKGFTRSFDLMAHQRVHTGERPFTCSDCGKGFTLASKLVRHQRVHTGEKPFNCSVCEKRFINSSSLLTHQRVHTGEKPFTCSVCGKGFTQSSHLQRHQRVHTGEKPFTCSECGKRFTDSSTLQSHQKVHTGDKPFTCSECGKRFTDSSTLQSHQKVHTGEKPFTCSVCGKGFTRSFHLLTHQRVHTGEKPFTCSVCGKRFTDSSNLQRHQSVHTGEKPFTCSVCGKGFTFSSKLKVHQVVHTGEWPFTCSVCGKGFTRSFHLLTHQRVHTGEKPFTCSECGKRFTDSSNLQRHQSVHTGEKPFTCSVCGKGFTQSSKLKVHQRVHTGEKPFTCSVCGKGFTQSSTLQKHQSVHTF, encoded by the coding sequence atggcacaccagcgagtacagaccgGGGTgcggccattcacttgctcggactgtgggatgagattcacttggtcatccaccctacagagtcaccagcaagttcacactggggagaagccattcacctgctcagactgtgggaagggattcactttgtcatctcacctactgacacaccagcgagttcacactggggagaagccgttcacctgctcggtctgtgggaagggattcacacagtcatcccacctacagatacatctgcgagttcacactggggagaagcctttcacctgctcagaatgtgggaagggattcattgattcatccaccctacagagacaccagcaagttcacactggagagaggccgttcacctgctcagtctgtgggatcggattcactcagtcatccaacctgaaGAGTCATCAgcatgttcacactggggagaagctgttcatctgctcagactgtgggaagggattcactcggtcatttgacctaatggctcaccagcgagttcacaccggggagcggccgtttacctgctcagactgtgggaagggattcactttggcaTCGAAACTagtgagacaccagcgagttcacactggggagaagccattcaactgctcagtctgtgagaagagattcatcaactcttccagcctactgacacaccagcgagttcacactggggagaagccattcacctgctcagtctgtgggaagggatttactcagtcatcccacctacagagacaccagcgtgttcacactggagagaagccattcacctgctcagaatgtgggaagagattcactgattcatccaccctacagagtcaccagaaagttcacactggggacaagccattcacctgctcagaatgtgggaagagattcactgattcatccaccctacagagtcaccagaaagttcacactggggagaagccattcacctgctcagtctgtgggaagggattcactcggtcatttcacctactgacacaccagcgagttcacactggggagaagccattcacctgctcagtctgtgggaagagattcactgattcatccaacctgcagagacatcagtcagttcacaccggggagaaaccgttcacctgctcagtctgtgggaagggattcactttctcatctaaactgaaggtacatcaggtggttcacactggggagtggccattcacctgctcagtctgtgggaagggattcactcggtcatttcacctactgacacaccagcgagttcacactggggagaagccattcacctgctcagaatgtgggaagagattcactgattcatccaacctgcagagacatcagtcagttcacaccggggagaaaccgttcacctgctcagtctgtgggaagggattcactcaatcatctaaactgaaggtacatcagcgagttcacactggggagaaaccgttcacctgctcagtctgtgggaagggattcactcagtcctccaccctacagaaacaccagtcagttcacacattCTGA